One Pseudomonas sp. FP1742 genomic window carries:
- a CDS encoding choline ABC transporter substrate-binding protein, giving the protein MKRLISSCVLALSGTAFLSASVMAAEPASCQNVRMGVVNWTDVIATSAMTQVLLDGLGYSTKQTSASQQIVFAGIRDQRLDVFLGYWNPLMTQTITPFVDAKQVKVLEAPSLKDARATLAVPTYLADKGLKTFADIAKFEKELGGKIYGIEPGSGANTQIKAMIAKNQFGLGKFQLVESSEAGMLAAVDRAVRRKEAVVFFGWAPHPMNVNVKMTYLTGSDDALGPNEGMATVWTVTAPKYAEQCPNVGRLLSNLTFTAEDESRMMQPLLDHKDAFESAKQWLKDHPQDKQRWLEGVTTFDGKPAAENLKLTSK; this is encoded by the coding sequence ATGAAACGACTGATCAGCAGCTGTGTTCTTGCACTCAGCGGTACCGCTTTCTTGAGCGCCAGTGTCATGGCGGCCGAACCCGCGTCGTGCCAGAACGTGCGCATGGGCGTAGTGAACTGGACCGACGTGATCGCCACCAGCGCCATGACCCAGGTCCTGCTCGACGGCCTCGGCTACAGCACCAAACAAACCAGCGCCTCCCAGCAAATCGTCTTTGCCGGCATTCGCGACCAGCGCCTGGATGTGTTCCTGGGCTACTGGAACCCGCTGATGACCCAGACCATCACGCCGTTTGTCGATGCCAAGCAGGTCAAAGTGCTTGAGGCGCCAAGCCTCAAGGACGCCCGCGCCACCCTGGCAGTACCGACTTACCTTGCCGACAAGGGCCTGAAAACCTTCGCCGACATCGCCAAATTCGAGAAAGAGCTGGGCGGCAAGATTTACGGCATCGAACCTGGCTCGGGCGCCAACACCCAGATCAAGGCGATGATCGCCAAGAACCAGTTTGGCCTCGGCAAGTTCCAGCTGGTCGAGTCCAGCGAAGCCGGCATGCTGGCGGCAGTAGATCGCGCGGTACGCCGCAAGGAAGCCGTGGTGTTCTTCGGCTGGGCACCGCACCCGATGAACGTCAATGTGAAGATGACCTACCTCACCGGCAGCGACGACGCCCTCGGCCCGAACGAAGGCATGGCCACGGTCTGGACCGTCACCGCGCCGAAATACGCCGAACAGTGCCCGAACGTCGGTCGCTTGCTGAGCAACCTGACATTCACCGCCGAAGACGAGAGCCGCATGATGCAGCCGCTGCTGGATCACAAGGACGCCTTCGAATCGGCCAAACAATGGCTCAAGGATCACCCGCAAGACAAGCAACGCTGGCTCGAAGGTGTGACCACTTTCGATGGCAAACCAGCCGCTGAAAACCTGAAGCTGACCAGTAAATAG
- a CDS encoding 3-keto-5-aminohexanoate cleavage protein: MNHDVIITCALTGAGDTTAKSPHVPVTPKQIAAAAVEAAKAGATVVHCHVRDPQTGKFSRDVALYREVMERIREADVDIIVNLTAGMGGDLEIGAGENPMEFGPNTDLVGPLTRLAHVEELLPEICTLDCGTLNFGDGDTIYVSTPAQLRAGAKRIQELGVKPELEIFDTGHLWFAKQMIKEGLLDNPLFQLCLGIPWGAPADTTTMKAMVDNLPAGAVWAAFGIGRMQMPMAAQAVLLGGNVRVGLEDNLWLDKGVLATNGQLVERASEILSRLGARVLTPAEGRAKMGLTKRG; encoded by the coding sequence ATGAACCACGACGTCATCATCACCTGCGCACTCACCGGTGCTGGCGACACGACCGCCAAGAGCCCACACGTGCCGGTCACCCCGAAACAAATTGCCGCGGCCGCCGTGGAGGCCGCCAAGGCGGGCGCTACCGTGGTCCACTGCCACGTTCGCGACCCGCAAACCGGCAAGTTCAGCCGCGACGTGGCGCTGTACCGCGAAGTGATGGAGCGCATCCGCGAGGCGGACGTCGACATCATCGTCAACCTCACCGCCGGCATGGGCGGCGACCTGGAAATCGGCGCGGGCGAGAACCCGATGGAGTTCGGCCCGAACACCGATCTGGTCGGCCCACTGACCCGTCTGGCCCACGTTGAAGAATTGCTGCCGGAAATCTGCACCCTGGATTGCGGCACCCTGAACTTCGGCGACGGCGACACCATTTACGTCTCCACCCCGGCGCAGCTGCGTGCTGGCGCCAAACGCATTCAAGAGCTGGGCGTCAAGCCTGAGCTGGAAATCTTCGATACCGGTCACCTGTGGTTCGCCAAACAGATGATCAAGGAAGGTCTGCTCGATAACCCGTTGTTCCAGCTGTGCCTGGGCATCCCGTGGGGCGCGCCGGCTGATACCACCACCATGAAAGCCATGGTCGACAACCTGCCGGCCGGCGCGGTCTGGGCCGCCTTCGGCATCGGACGCATGCAGATGCCGATGGCCGCACAGGCTGTGCTGCTCGGTGGCAACGTGCGGGTCGGCCTGGAAGACAACCTGTGGCTGGACAAGGGCGTACTGGCGACCAACGGCCAACTGGTCGAACGCGCCTCGGAAATCCTCAGTCGCCTCGGCGCCCGCGTTCTGACCCCGGCAGAAGGCCGGGCAAAAATGGGCCTGACCAAGCGCGGTTGA